The genomic region TTGCTgattttttcttctctctttgcttttgccCTAAGCCTTTCTGCGTCCCTGTCGGATAAAGCGCTTTGGGGATCTGTAGAATCGGCCATTAGACCATGTGGATGCGTTTGCGCTGTTTGACTGCCACTGGGTCCAGGTCCTGGATAGGGAGCGGCTTGCGCATAGTAGTTGGGATGCTGTGCACCAAAGCCAACACCTAGAGGTTCTCGTGAGGGTTCTCCTTGGCCATAAGCCGCCCTAACCAAAGTCGTTCTAAGCAAATTTTCTCGTCCACTGGGATCATGAGCGGCCGAACTCTGACGCGTTGGGTCATATGGTAGCACGGGTCTGGAATGACTACTAGGGCTGTTCAAAGTATTCATTGGAACGGTTCCTGTTGTGTGGATTATGGGCTCATTTGGATCCGAGTAAGTGCCTGTTTGGTAGGGAGCAAAGTTTTGGGGctggctgctgttgctggcccACTGATTGTTCTGCGCAGCTTGAGCTCGGCGAGCTTGCTCATCATTGTTATACGACATTGTATTGATGTTCGACGTACTAGTGGCTTTCTTAGTTTCTGTGTGTGAAAGAGGGTGATTCGAGTGTTTATTGCGTTTGTCTTGTTTTGGATGCACCAGTCCAAGTCAAGGGACTCAGTGTTATATATCACAAATGCTCCCTTACCTTGCCCATTACTGGCACCTACATAGCCTGCTCTGATGCACTCAATTTGCCTCCAAGTATTGAAATTGTTGTTTAAGCTCTCTATCTCACTGTCGCAAGACATCAACAGCAGTTGCTGAACACTGAAGCTGAGCTTTCTGAGCTTCTGATTCCGTGCCCCTTCAGAGGCAGGATGTCAGTGCTTTCGCCATGGTGATTAACATCGACAGTTCTTGATCAGCCTATCATTGTTGGATGCTCCGCTGTGAAACCCAAGTACCGTAAGTGAAGAGCCTGACATAATTCAGTGCTTATCATCTGTTGCCCTCAAGCTTGGTGGCCTTTCGCCAGCAAGGGAATCTCACGCGCCCTCTTTCGGTATCTGGATATCATTGATCAGAATTTCAATCCCATTGTTCTCGTAAGCCTTCTCTATTTGTTCACCGGAACAAGCATCCAGCTTTATCAATAGATATGGTTTAAGTAAACTCGGTGAGCAACTTCACCTTGACATGAAACAACCATATCTACAGTCATGGCTTCAAAAGTTGAGACAGATGTTAGAAGTCCTTCTTGTAGAAGTATCGAGTTAGCTCATTCGATGTATTCTGCTTAGTGTTCTATTTTTCTACTGCGAGACTCTTTCCGGATTATCCCTTCACGTCGCTTCAACTCTCTATCTCTCCCTTATTCTCCTCTGCCTCGCCCTAGAAGCATCGGCGCAACCTTCACACTGGCCGTGCCCAGGCATCGCCTCCTTTCCACACCGACACAGTCCTAGTCGCCGAAAACGACGCCTTGGGTTGTTAGCCTGTTCATAGCAACTTCCACATCGCAAGAGAGAGCCAGCATCTCGTTTATAGCACTGGTTACATATGTGATTCTCCCTAAGAACTGCCTTTTCATTATCGTTGAAGGCTTGCCTGGTGCTCATGTGGTCCGGACACATCAGATTGCCAGGATCGTTGACGTCGGCTGTGCATAGTAGGCAAAACTCTAGCTGAAGAGCGTGAGCATCATTTTGGCGGCGCTGCTGGCAGTCTTCACAGCGTATCCCGAATGTGGGTAGAAGTGCCCTGCAGTTGATGCAATATACTTTCAGGGGTGCGTTTCCCCTCTTTCCCCATCGCCGATATTCTATGGCCGCTGGAGGGATTTTTAAAGCGCTATGGACTCCTTGAGCACTGTATTGATCAGTATTATAGCTGTTGTCAAATCCTTGTAGGCCTTGGGGTTCGTTTGCATAAGATTCTTGAAGTTCAGAAAGATCAATGTACGGGGCAAACTGTTGATTGTCTGGATGGTAGCTTGACTGTTCGCCATGGTGTTGGCCGTCGTAGGTCCAGTTTCCAAGATCTCCATCATTCTGTAGCCAGGTATTAACATTTTGTTCAACAAGCGGATATGTCAGTTGTAGATCCGCATCATGATTTTCAGTGCCGGAAGACACTTCTAGGCTGGAAAACGGATTGGGAAGTGTAGAACTACGATAGGCATAAGCACTACTGGAGCCTGGGTCATTATACTGCGGGCTGAATATACTAGGTTGATGTGTTTGAAGCTGAGGGCTAAAGGGGTTCGGTGGGAGGGTCTGATAGTCGAGAACGGGGGCTCCAGTAGAGTGACTACCGGTAGCTTGCGAGTTATACGGTTGGAAACCAGAAAGCTGAAGGTGGTGAGGATAGCTCAGCTGAGGGTCGACTGGAGGGTAGAAAGTGTTTTCATGCGGAGTTTCAGTTGTTGGCTCCTCATTCCAACCCTGGGGTGGTCTAATGCCACTCTCTTCTGGGGGGCCATAAGGCGATATGTATGGCGCATGAGTATAAGTCATATTGcatatagagaaagataagTTGTTAGGTTTAAGTTTGGAACAGCCTGCAGTTGTctaaatgctttatatagtaattattagaCTCAATGATAGACTTCTGCAAAAACCAGTATCCACGGTCCAACATTTGTGTTGAGCGCATGGCTCTTGATGCACATAATAATCTTTCAACTCTATCCTTGTGTCGGGAGCATGACAGTCTTCCGTGGTTACACTGATTCGTTTTTGCTTATGTCGGAAGGTTGAAATAGCCGATGCCCTCTCACGACTCAAAACGACTCAGCATCATGAGATAGGAAAGTCTTTTGTTGAAACTGTAGGGTAGAGCACTGGACTATGGTTCTCTGGAAGTGAATAATAGTGTTATTACGTATTGTATTCACTATAGGGCGGCGAGTCCTAGACTAGCTGCTGGTCAAACAGATATTGATGAAACGATATACAGCTTTGATTGCTGTTTCTTATCACGGTATCGTGGTATTCTCAACTTAGCACTGATAACATTATCCTTATCGATAACATTCATTTCCAGCGCGTATCGCGTCGCGCGTCTTCCAAGCCAAGCCTTGGCGTACATACTATAATCTCATGACTCTTCATGATGACCATTCGCGCCGATTCaatccaccatcttcaacaccataaCCTGTTTTTCCAATCATGCCAACCCCAGATTCGATAGTTCCCCGCCTCATCGTTCTACGGTGTGTCTACCGCGTTAGCCCAACCCCAgttccatcaccaactttATTTCCCCTCAATATTGGCCAAGAAGGGCCGAATGCCAGCGACACCACTAGCACACGTCATTCAGCCATCGATTCTCAATTAAAATGGaaatgaggagaagaattCCGGGGGATCCGGGGTAGTATTATAGCTTGCATTTATTTATTTGACATGCGCGCAATTGGCGACGACGCAGCGCGACACTGTAGCACCAAGATACTGACAAGATAACGATTAATTGCCGCTAAAATTAAAAAcgtttcttttttcttggTGAAACTTAATAAGCCAATTATCAATTAGAATACTGTCGATCTCTACGATTTGACAAGGTGCTGGTTCGGTAGTTATGATTCTGCGTAAAGTCATCAATCAAGATTTGAAGCTACCCATGTGAATCAATCACGAGCGGGAGCTATCAGCGGAACGACGAATAAAGTTTGATTAGATGCATGCGATACTGCAACATTCATTCGCGCAAGAAGTTTCTTGACATTATTCGAGTCATGCCAGAGTAGGAGCCGTATAGTATTTAGCATAATAATATTCACATCGCCTGAAGCTACAGGGTAGTGCTGCAAATGACAAAATTGTCCACCGTCATAGTGGTATGCTAGTCGCAAGCCAAAGGCTAGAAAGTCAGGAGAAGCTCGCGAAAGGATGATATCAGGTTAAATATCGACCGGGGGCGCACCGAGGAAGGATGCCATGTATCACGCCGTTGAACGGCCTGTCACATTGCATCACCAATCCCAGCAGAGAAACCTGCAGTAGCTAAactcaaaagcctcaacgGGTTTGGTTTGTGTAGAACATGCATAGAATATGTGATAACAGGTACAACCATTGTGATGCAGGACTATGCATTGACGTGACAGCCCTTAGGTAATCACACTTTCTCTGAAATTCTGAGCAAAAATCACATGAAGGTATCGTGATTCAGTGTATGCATGACATTTTGCGGGTCCTTTCCCGACGGAGCCGATACAGTCCGAGGATCGTCAGTCCCAGACGCCCGGCGAGGCGGCAACATACCCTGTTGACGGTTAGTCCGCCCGCAGAGAATTGATGTCAGATCACCTCTTAGATAACCAAAACTCATAGCCCTAGCAAACGGAGCCGTTACTCGATTTGGCATCTTCTTTAACCAAAATACCCGGTGATCAAACTACTCGTGCTTTGACTCTGCGTCACGAGAGCTAAAAGCTGAAAAAGCTACGGAGAATATTGGAAACCAGAGTAATTCTAGACTCGGGGAAGATGAATGGGTTTAAAAGGGGGGCCGGTGGATATGGTGGGAATCATATGTCGTCGTCTAACCTCGGATGAAGCAGGTCAATTTTGAACAAGAGTCAAGCTGCTGCATGCTTTCTTGATTACCCCTGGCTTGCCTGTCAGATTGAGCTTAGTCCTTCAGCTGAAGTGTGCATGACATGACAAGACGCAGGGGTATTAGGTGAAAGGGGTAAACAAGGCATGGAATAAAAATCAAAAGCAAACGCTCAGCCTTATGATCCAAGAGCCCATTCCTCGTCTAGGCCCTGAACTATTCATTCTGCTAGCTACCCATCCGGCCAAAGTCGCGAAGGACACGAATAAGGCTGATCTTGGCCTAATATGCCCCCTCGGAGCTGTTGTTCCAAGGAGAAATACCAACGACAGCAAATTCCGCAGCCACAAGTCCCAATACGTAATAAGGGGGCCAGCGCTAGAAAGAACTTCCATACTTCCGAGCCAATCCCCGCACGAGTTCCCCATGGAGAAGAGTGGATCCGGCTAAAATCGGCCACGCATTTCTTTAGTGACTTGAATGGTGAGACGCGGGCGTTGGTACGAGAAAAACTCGCGGCGCAAACTAAAGTCTAGTCTGGAGATTTGTTCAAATGAGGCTCTACATAATTTACTTTGGATCTAGTTCTTACCTAAAGAATTGCCTCGGATGACACACGAGTGGCCGGAAGAGGTAGGTACCCAGACTGAGCGGCATACACTAGAAACTCTTAGTCTGGCTTGTTGTGACGCGAAGGATGAAGACTATTTGGTCACAATTGACCATCCAATGGCTCATCTAGGATCCCTTGCAGGTCGAGGCAAAGCAGGTAAGACAAACCAACGTGTACGGTACGGCAGCTCCCCTAGTCCCCGTCTCAGATCGGCATTTTTAATCACTCTCAAACGGCCTCCATCTTGAGCCGCATCGTGAAGATCGCCGTTTGTTGTCAAAGCTTCTGGAATATCACGTGGGATATATCTCTGCAACCATGAAtgccttttttcttcttcattgagTTTCTGCAACGCTCACCCGCAAATGATCGGATGTTTAGACCCAATAGGGCAAATGCCCAGCTAGCGTACCCTCTCTCACCCGACTTTTTTCTCCAGTATTTGAACCAAGGTCTCCACCTCCGCAAGCCGCCAAAATGTGAGAAACGCCGAGAATGAGGCCGTGATAGAAGCAGAGTTGCAAGCTACCAGAACCTGGGGTGCATGGGTCTGATTCACTTTCCCcagtcgagtcgagtcgacGTTCAAACTGATTGATGCACTGTAACCAAAATACCCAAgcgagggggaggggggactggactggactcgACAGCGCCGATCCTATATATGTCATGTCAGGGCCCGTTGGAAGGATGTAACCCCAGGACCATGCCGATCATTCATTCATGACTCCGCCGAAAGGCATCCATTCCTTTCTTCTgaatcatcttcttcccaAACAATTAAGACACCATGTTCGGCTCTGGTAAAGCAGCCTCGGACAATGGTAGCAGCAAGGACGAGATAGTCCTGCTGCCAGTCCAAGCAAAGTCCGGCATCCTCCGCGTCACAGAGATCGAGACAAAAGTACACGATCCAGACCACCAGACCAACGCTCCCATCCCAGACCCGACGTTTGACCTACCAGACAACCACCCCAATAAAAATGCCATCGAGGTACTATGGCTTCCCCGCGGGTCGCACAGCTCCGACGACACGGGCGAGAAAGTCCGTCGCGCGCTGAacaatgagaaggagatgaccATCTTGGGATGCTGCAAGCAATTCCCCAAAGCCATCTTCTGGTCGCTGTTGCTCTTCCTCACTGTTGTTATGGAGGGCTACGATAAGAGTCTTGTCGCGGGATTCGTCGCATTTCCTGCATTTCGACGACGATATGGCGAGGAGTTCGATACGCCGAATGGACCGATTTATGAGATCTCGCCGCTATGGCAGACGGCGCTTCAAGTCTCGGCTATTGCATGCGAGGTCCTTGGTCTGTTGCTTCACGGTTGGGTAACATACAGCATTGGCTAtaagaagatgatgttgatcaGTCTTGCTTGGATGTGTCTCGCTGTCTTCCCGGCGTTCTTTGCTCACAACATTGCTGTGTTGGTGGCTTCTCAGGCTCTTTGTGGTACGTCCATGTCTCTCACTCACCTTTCCCCTCATACACTCATCACATCTCAATCATCATTCACTTTGGTGCTCAAGACTAACCATCCCTTAGGTATCTCATGGGGTGTCATCCAAACACTCGCAGCTACATACGCCGCCGAGGTTGTCCCCTCAGCCATCCGTGCCTGTCTTCTCAGCATGACCAACATGTGCTGGGTCATCGGTCAACTTCTCGGCACTGGTATCCTAAAGTCTCTCGTCCACAACAACTCAGAGTGGTCTTACCGTATCCCCTTTGCTCTTCAATGGGCCTTCGCCATCCCCCTCCTTATTGGCATCACCTTTGCCCCGGAAAGCCCATGGTGGCTCATCCGTCGTGAGCGCAAGGTCGAAGCGCGTCATGCTCTGCAGCGCTTGACTAAGCAGTCTCAGCTCGATATCGACGACACCATCGCTGTCATGGAGCATACTAACCGTATCGAACGTAAGCTCAACTACGGTGGTTCGAGCTATCTTGACTTGTTCAAGGGTGCCAACCTTCGACGAACTGAGATTTGCTGCATGGTTTGGTCTGTGCAGGCTCTTTGCGGTTGGATCTTGACTGGCTACGCTCCTTACTTCCTTGAGCAAGCCGGTTTTGACTCTTCCAAGTCCTTCAGTATGTCTACTGGCATGTATGGTATGGCCTTGGTGGGAGGCATGATCTCTTGGTTCCTCCTGTCTCATATCGGTCGTCGCAAGTTGTACCTCACTGGCCTTGTCGCTGCTGTCGTTATGCTCACCCTTGGTGGTATTCTCTCCGTCGTTCTCAATGGCCAAAAGGGTCTCAACTGGTCCCTTGGAGCTATTCTCATCACAACAACCTTCCTGTACAACCTCAGTATCGGCCCAACATGCTACGTTATCGTCGCCGAGATCCCCTCTACCCGTCTCCGCGTTAAGACTATCGCTTTGGCTCGAGTTGTCTACAACATCTTcatgatcatcaacaacgtcaTCGTTCCCCAGATGCTTAACCCTACTGCTTGGAATATGCAAGGAAAATCATGCTTTGTCTACGCCGGTACAGCTTTCCTTTGTCTCATCTACTGTTACTTCCGTCTGCCTGAGACCAAGGGTCTGTCGTACCTTGAGTTGGATATGTTGTTTGAGAAGGGGGCGCCTactgccaagttcaaggagttGCAGCAGAGACTTGCGAATTCTGCATACTTGACAGTTGACAGGGCAGAGCGTATGAGGAATGCTTGGCACGGATGGCTCACATATTCATAATATTTTCTAGTCATAATATCTATACTTCAATGAATTTAACTCTTCAAACTTGTACTCAAAACCCTTTCGTGACCTCATTGATCGATAGATAAAGTTTACAACATCTCCATGGAGACATATCAAGTCAACACACTTTAAACCCCCAATTAAATTCAGTAACAGAGATCCGTGACACCGCACACGGCATTATATACCCCCCAGAGACTTAGGCTAGACGCCCCCGTTTTGAATTGTCTCCTTGGCAGTCGTCCAATCAGCCATACAGTGGTAAGTCGAGGGAAAACTTCTGGCGGATACTAGTAGAAGCAACACGCAACTGAACGCGTTTCAGGTTGAACCCGTGACCAATTGGGTGATGGGACTGGCAAAATGGCCTGAATAACAGCCGGACTTGTTTCCGTTTTTTGCCTGTCATTTCACCGCCGTCATTATGACTCCCGAGCGTTTGAGTCATTGGGTCTGGAGTCCTGTCCTTCCGGGTCAACGTGGTATAGTGAGATTAGCCCACGCTGAGCCATGGAATGCCTACCAAGAAAGAAGGCGAAAAGGTGGCGTGAATATCGACCATATAAGATTAAGCAATTGCATTCAGAAAACAATAATATGGTCAAGTGGCTGTGGCCTTTGTAAAAGAGGAAGGCCGCGTTCCTGTAATTTTCGTGGCGCACTGTCACAGTTACACATAGCAATAAAATGGCCTCACCAGAGCCTCACAAAACCCGAACAACAGAGCCAGCGGCCGCATACCAAGTCACGGCAACTTTTGCCCAGGGCCAGCGGATGGCTGGTGCGGCTCAGTGTATAGCCCCCAATGTCGCTGGTGACCGTGTGGAGGGCGGCTTTCTCAGAAGTCATATCTTTCAACGAATGAGAACGAGGCTTGTGTTGCACAGCAGCACAAGTCAGCCTCACCGTGTCATGTGGTGGTCAACAACCTGACTCGGTCTCCGAATTCAAAGACATGAATGCAGCCATTAGCGGACAAAGCGCCGCCGCCCCGACAAGTCCAAATTTCGCAGTGCTCTTATCGCTCGAGGCCGTAGGTCAGATGTTGGGAATCACAAAGACGGTTAACCACCTGCTGGAAAACGCCACTGCTGTCTTGGCCCGAACACCCCCGATGTCTCAAATGTGAAGAATCTTGTTTGAATATTTGTACAGCACTTCCCCCGCTTTTCATAAAGAATCCTCTAGAAGACATCGTCCACCACAACAAAGTTCGTGCATCCAAGGCCAGAGACAACGAACAACGAATCGACCTATATCTACTCGATTGAATATCTCAAGTTCCCTTATTTTACATCCTGAGAGAGCTGCTGGCATGGGATATCACGGGAAACCAGTCGCAGTGCTTGACATGAAGTCAGATAAAGTCCGACAGCTTGACAAAGCTGCCGTTGAAGGTAAGGAGCCCGTTTCGGCCAGACCAATTTGCTCGAAAACTGACAGACGAAGGATATCCTGCAGGTCAGATTCCCCGGCTGAAGAAAAATGTCCCAATCTACATCTCGCGATCGACCGAAAAGGATAAGGACAAGGAGTTCATTGCGGAAGTCAACCTATGGAGCATGGGGGTCCGGTACAACTTGAACAGACTG from Fusarium fujikuroi IMI 58289 draft genome, chromosome FFUJ_chr04 harbors:
- a CDS encoding probable maltose permease (MalP); the encoded protein is MFGSGKAASDNGSSKDEIVLLPVQAKSGILRVTEIETKVHDPDHQTNAPIPDPTFDLPDNHPNKNAIEVLWLPRGSHSSDDTGEKVRRALNNEKEMTILGCCKQFPKAIFWSLLLFLTVVMEGYDKSLVAGFVAFPAFRRRYGEEFDTPNGPIYEISPLWQTALQVSAIACEVLGLLLHGWVTYSIGYKKMMLISLAWMCLAVFPAFFAHNIAVLVASQALCGISWGVIQTLAATYAAEVVPSAIRACLLSMTNMCWVIGQLLGTGILKSLVHNNSEWSYRIPFALQWAFAIPLLIGITFAPESPWWLIRRERKVEARHALQRLTKQSQLDIDDTIAVMEHTNRIERKLNYGGSSYLDLFKGANLRRTEICCMVWSVQALCGWILTGYAPYFLEQAGFDSSKSFSMSTGMYGMALVGGMISWFLLSHIGRRKLYLTGLVAAVVMLTLGGILSVVLNGQKGLNWSLGAILITTTFLYNLSIGPTCYVIVAEIPSTRLRVKTIALARVVYNIFMIINNVIVPQMLNPTAWNMQGKSCFVYAGTAFLCLIYCYFRLPETKGLSYLELDMLFEKGAPTAKFKELQQRLANSAYLTVDRAERMRNAWHGWLTYS